In Haloarcula halophila, the genomic window GACTTCGAATACCTCCTCGTGGAATCGTCTGGAATCAGCGAACCGATTCCGGTCGCCCAGACGTTCGCCCGCGGATTTGAGGACGCGGAGTTCGACCCTACGGGGGTCTACGAACTCGACACGATGGTCAGTGTCGTCGACGCACACAGCTTCTGGCAGGGTTTCGACTCCGGACAGGTGCTCACTGACGATGAAATGGAGCCGCAGGGCAATCGTGTCCCCGAGGAAGCCCTCATGGACCAGATCGAGTTCTGCGACGTTCTCCTGTTGAACAAGTGCGACCTCGTCCCGGACGACGAACTCGAGGAGATGGAGGCCGTCCTGAAGACGCTCCAGCCGCGAGCGAAGATCATCCGGACCGAACACGGCGCCGTCGATCCCGAGGAGATCCTGAACACGGGTCGATTCGACTTCGAGGAAGCAAGCCAGTCCGCCGGGTGGAAGCGTGAACTCCAGCACGGACATCACCACGAGTCAGCCGCCGATGAACACGGCGTCACGTCCTTCGTCTTCGACGCCGACCGACCGTTCCATCCCGAGCGGATCGCTCGTCTCTTTGCTGATCTTCCCGACGGTATCGTTCGCGCAAAAGGCTTTTTCTGGTCCGCCGGTCGCGAAGACATCGCGATGGGGCTCGACAAAGCAGGCCAGTCGGTCCGGGCCGGTCCGAAAGGGACGTGGATCGCCACGCTCCCAAAGGCCCAACAGGAGCGCTACTTCACCGCCCGACCCGGCATCAAAGAGGACTGGGACGACCAGTGGGGCGACCGCGGATCAGAACTCGTGTTCATCGGCCGCGAATTCGATCAGGAGACACTAACCGAGCGACTGGAAGATTGTGT contains:
- a CDS encoding GTP-binding protein codes for the protein MPFNNDPIPVTILSGSLGAGKTTTLNHILSSEQELNAAILVNDMGEVNVDADLVERESDLTQNDDEIIELSNGCICCRLRGDMLDEVGRLAEERDFEYLLVESSGISEPIPVAQTFARGFEDAEFDPTGVYELDTMVSVVDAHSFWQGFDSGQVLTDDEMEPQGNRVPEEALMDQIEFCDVLLLNKCDLVPDDELEEMEAVLKTLQPRAKIIRTEHGAVDPEEILNTGRFDFEEASQSAGWKRELQHGHHHESAADEHGVTSFVFDADRPFHPERIARLFADLPDGIVRAKGFFWSAGREDIAMGLDKAGQSVRAGPKGTWIATLPKAQQERYFTARPGIKEDWDDQWGDRGSELVFIGREFDQETLTERLEDCVLSDAEMEEDWNEYPDPFTADEQRELALADD